In Salmo salar chromosome ssa14, Ssal_v3.1, whole genome shotgun sequence, the sequence ATGAGAAGGTAAGTATTCATGCAGAAACCTGCCGAGAAACCTGTCAGTGCCTGTGAAATCACTGAAATACTTTGATTTCTTCTATAGGTACACAAAGGGTGTAGACATGTGGAGTATAGGCTGTATCCTAGGAGAGATGCTGCTTGGGAAGCCCCTTTTCCCTGGAACCTCCACCATCAACCAGATAGAGAAAATCATGAGTGCAATTCCATACCCTAGCCCAGAGGGTGAGTATTCATTACTGGCTGCACAGTTCACAGACAACTGCTAGTGTGCTATTTGCTTGTTGAGCACTAGTGGTGGAATCAAGCTTTTATGCCCCTAACTCACCAAGTTAACTGACCAACTGATCATTACTTAAGTAATGATATGTGATTTTATTTTCAGACGTACTTTCGATCAGATCTGAGTATGGTGCCTCTGTGATTCAGAGGATGCTACTGAGGTAAGGCATAGCGGAAGTCCTACAGAAGTAAATATGTCTATATAAAGGTGTCTAGACATTTTGAGAGCTTGAAGGttctataaggttctatctgcagtTTTGTCAAAATTGAGTTATTGATATTGCCTTGTTCTATTCAATGTTAtctacctatatagtactctaaataccccCAATTGATGCtgttaagttcaaaagaatacaaATTAAAATTTGCtaacaccattcaaaccaatgagggttcggaacgttaaagccaattatctcaatcatctttttgcagatagaaccaTATAGTTGCAAGCTCTTGATATATTCATAGTGCTCCACTCTGTCTGTATTTGTCTGCCTGCGTGACCAGGCCCCAGGTGCCTCTAGAGGACCTTCTGCAGCCGTCGGTGCCCCCTGATGCCCTAGACCTGGTGTGTCGCCTGCTGGTGTTCAACCCAGACAAGAGGCTGACCGCTGAGCAGGCCCTGCAGCACCTCTACGTCTCCAGGTAACGtagaaatcaaatccaatttatttatacagcacatctCATACATTAAAATGCAGTGTAATGTGCTTTATACAAGCTTttataggctataggctagttATCAATCATGTCCAGTCAAATGTATTGTATAACGCCCTTTTTAAATCAGCAGTTTAGAGTAACCCAGGCTAGACCCGAAGGGCAAGGGAAGCTGGTTTGATGACACAATGCTAGAATCCTTTAATGATGTTAATACTGTTCATTTCTGTTattgggctgcatcccaaatggcactctgttccctatatagtgcacttccttTGActtgggccctggttaaaagtattgcactatgttGGTTAGTTTTTTGCTTTTACAATGTTACTGAGTAGTGCTAGCCTTGGATTGAACAATTTCGTTATTCTCtatttgtgttgtgttatgtcatagtCTTTGTGTTTTCCCCTTAATTTCACTGGAGATTCCACAACCCAGACAAGGAGCCAGGTCTGGACCATGCCGTGATCCTGCCTGTGGATGATGATGTCCAGTTGTCGGTGGTTCAGTACCGCAACAAACTGTACAAGGTAATACTGAGGGGAGGCAGGATGATGAACACCTGTCTCGTGTTCTGTGTTTGGTTGGCTTAGGGTAGACCATTACTGCCAATTGTTGAACAGTTACTAATAGAGTGTGAAACAAGTTCCTTTCAAGGCATTATGACAATAGACATTTTTATTAATGACTGAAAAAAGGGCAGAGTATCTATAATCAGTCTTCTCTATCCCTCTTTTATCTCTGTCCTGTGGAAAAGATGATTCTAGAGAAGAGGACCCCAAGGAGAATGCTCCGTAATATCCAGCCCAGGCCGAAGAAGAAAGAGGAGCCGGTCTCTGTGTCTGACAGTGGAGACCATGGGAAGGAAAGGCCCAATGGGAAGAACAAAGGCGGTCCGGAGCCAGTCCCAGTGGCTGGTGATGGTGGAGGGGACCTTCGGGTTAAATCCCTTCATGATAAGACTGAACACCAGGCTGCTCGTCCAGTTATCATCATACCCACCCCAGTACCTGTGTCTACCCTGCCGGCCCTGGAGAAGACCAGCCCTGCAGCTAGCCCCGTCATGGGAAAGACTACATATAATCCCATCACACATGTTGCCAGTGAGTACACGAACACACACATATGGTCCccaacattcacacacaccttcacacttcaTACACACAGGCACATTCTTTCTCATGGTATTTTCTCTTCTATTTCTCTCATGCAGATGGTTTTGTTAGAAGTCTGGCTGGACCACCTCACTATTTTCGCTCTGGAACTGCCGGCAGGAAATTGGAGCAACAGACGAGTGATGAAAATGTAACTGTACTGCCAGCAGAGGGCGCTAATGGCAACACTGTTGTAAGTACCACTGTCATAAGAAAAACTGAGTTGTATTAGGAAAAACTCAGGTCCCAGGAAAGAGTTTAGTTACAACAGATGTAACAGATCACGTTAAATACAATACAGCCTGCAACAAGGGAACAATAATCAACAACAATTCAAAAAGATTGTTGGACTTGCAGAATAAATCACCCATTTTATATCCTCTTGAGATACATGATGTAATACAatatctacaggtaactgccaaaataatggaaacatttgagtaaatgagggctacaaagtatattgaaagcaggtgcttcctgagttaattaagcaattctttattttatttaagcctggcaagtcagttaagaacaagttcttatttacattgacggcctaccggggaacagtgggttaactgccttgttcaggggcggaatgacagatttttaccttgtcagctcagggattcgatccagcaacctttcagttactggcccaactctctaaccactaggctacctgccgccccaaaattaACAAaggaattaacatcccatcatgcttagggacATGTAAAAAAAATGCTGGGCCGGCCATTCATTTGGCTATCAAGACCATGTCCCTATAGGATGACAAtgtccccatccacagggcacgggGGTGGCAGGTATAGCCtcgaggttagagcgttgggccagtaaccgaaaaatctgctgtttcaaaTCCcgaagccgacaaggtgaaaacctGCCGCTgtgaccttgagcaaggcatttaccCGCAATTGCTCAAGAGGCGCTTGACAATTGTGACCCTGGTCGTGATTCCACTCCCTGCGGGTGTCtaagggggagttgggatatgcaaaaaacacatttccattacaGACTTGTTACAGGAAAAATATAAGCATCCCCCAAAACATTATtatgagtggtcactgaatggtttgatgagcatgaaaacgatgtaaaccatatgccatggctgtctgtcaccagatctaaacccaattgaacacttaggGAAAattctggagtggcgcctgagacagcgcCACTCCAGAAACACAAAATTAtgaaatttcttgtggaagaatggtgtcacatccctccaatagagttccagacacttgtagaatctatgccaaggtgcattgaagctgttgtggcccaacaccctatgaAGACActatgtttcctttattttggaagttacctgtatgtgtgtacGTGATGTGTTTGTGCAGATCATCAGTTTCTCCTCGGACCTCCTACTAGGACATTCAGTGATTAGTTGCAGCGTCACTTGTTCATAGCAGAATACAAGAGAATAAACTACACACAATTCCGAACATTCAGACTGACGCAATCTTCAGCTAGCACCTTGAATGTCTCAAATATAGACTACTGGATAGACAAGCATGTTAGtcgtgtgtattacagacagactGTGGATTTATGAGCCATTGTGTTGATCACTACGCAGCACAACAAGTTATTTTGAGTGTCCACTGCAAAATATACATGCATGGAGATATGTTTCTGTaataatttctctctctccctcttttttgctctctcgcgctctctctctcttttcctatcTGTTAGTCTATGGAGC encodes:
- the mapk15 gene encoding mitogen-activated protein kinase 15 isoform X1, whose protein sequence is MNVTEVEDHISMKYEIQRRLGKGAYGIVWKAVDRQTGEVVAVKKIFDAFRNRTDAQRTFREIMFLQEFGDHANIVKLLNVIRAQNDNDIYLVFEYMDTDLHEVIKKGNLLKDIHKRYIMHQLLKATKYMHSGNVIHRDQKPSNILLDTDCFVKLCDFGLARSLYQIQEDAGNPALTEYVATRWYRPPEILLGSSRYTKGVDMWSIGCILGEMLLGKPLFPGTSTINQIEKIMSAIPYPSPEDVLSIRSEYGASVIQRMLLRPQVPLEDLLQPSVPPDALDLVCRLLVFNPDKRLTAEQALQHLYVSRFHNPDKEPGLDHAVILPVDDDVQLSVVQYRNKLYKMILEKRTPRRMLRNIQPRPKKKEEPVSVSDSGDHGKERPNGKNKGGPEPVPVAGDGGGDLRVKSLHDKTEHQAARPVIIIPTPVPVSTLPALEKTSPAASPVMGKTTYNPITHVANGFVRSLAGPPHYFRSGTAGRKLEQQTSDENVTVLPAEGANGNTVSMEQILQRGRSAPVSHNRSFSLTLSHPQNNPLVRRDEPSVSSGICVTSARLNQRSQSQTREARPPPPRFSKKVFQSKANVAAAGDPRAKLGSYSQAYGTINKTELDNLMRCRHHQ
- the mapk15 gene encoding mitogen-activated protein kinase 15 isoform X2, with the translated sequence MNVTEVEDHISMKYEIQRRLGKGAYGIVWKAVDRQTGEVVAVKKIFDAFRNRTDAQRTFREIMFLQEFGDHANIVKLLNVIRAQNDNDIYLVFEYMDTDLHEVIKKGNLLKDIHKRYIMHQLLKATKYMHSGNVIHRDQKPSNILLDTDCFVKLCDFGLARSLYQIQEDAGNPALTEYVATRWYRPPEILLGSSRYTKGVDMWSIGCILGEMLLGKPLFPGTSTINQIEKIMSAIPYPSPEDVLSIRSEYGASVIQRMLLRPQVPLEDLLQPSVPPDALDLVCRLLVFNPDKRLTAEQALQHLYVSRFHNPDKEPGLDHAVILPVDDDVQLSVVQYRNKLYKMILEKRTPRRMLRNIQPRPKKKEEPVSVSDSGDHGKERPNGKNKGGPEPVPVAGDGGGDLRVKSLHDKTEHQAARPVIIIPTPVPVSTLPALEKTSPAASPVMGKTTYNPITHVANGFVRSLAGPPHYFRSGTAGRKLEQQTSDENVTVLPAEGANGNTVSMEQILQRGRSAPVSHNRSFSLTLSHPQNNPLVRRDEPSVSSGICVTSARLRSQSQTREARPPPPRFSKKVFQSKANVAAAGDPRAKLGSYSQAYGTINKTELDNLMRCRHHQ
- the mapk15 gene encoding mitogen-activated protein kinase 15 isoform X3, with amino-acid sequence MNVTEVEDHISMKYEIQRRLGKGAYGIVWKAVDRQTGEVVAVKKIFDAFRNRTDAQEFGDHANIVKLLNVIRAQNDNDIYLVFEYMDTDLHEVIKKGNLLKDIHKRYIMHQLLKATKYMHSGNVIHRDQKPSNILLDTDCFVKLCDFGLARSLYQIQEDAGNPALTEYVATRWYRPPEILLGSSRYTKGVDMWSIGCILGEMLLGKPLFPGTSTINQIEKIMSAIPYPSPEDVLSIRSEYGASVIQRMLLRPQVPLEDLLQPSVPPDALDLVCRLLVFNPDKRLTAEQALQHLYVSRFHNPDKEPGLDHAVILPVDDDVQLSVVQYRNKLYKMILEKRTPRRMLRNIQPRPKKKEEPVSVSDSGDHGKERPNGKNKGGPEPVPVAGDGGGDLRVKSLHDKTEHQAARPVIIIPTPVPVSTLPALEKTSPAASPVMGKTTYNPITHVANGFVRSLAGPPHYFRSGTAGRKLEQQTSDENVTVLPAEGANGNTVSMEQILQRGRSAPVSHNRSFSLTLSHPQNNPLVRRDEPSVSSGICVTSARLNQRSQSQTREARPPPPRFSKKVFQSKANVAAAGDPRAKLGSYSQAYGTINKTELDNLMRCRHHQ